GCCCCGGCCGCGGCGGCACCCGCCCCCGGCTCCCGTGTCGCCGCGCGCAACGCCAACCGCTCCCGCCGCCGTACGCCCGCGAAGCGCTCCGCGCTGCTGACGATCGCCGTCCCCTCGGCGTGTGTCATGGGTGTCGCCGGGATCGCCGCCGCCTCGGTCGGCACGCTGACCGGCGGCGACCAGAACACCGCGAAAACCCTGGCGGACCCGACCGCCGTCAAGCCGGCCGCCGCCAACAACAAGCTGGACACCCAGCTCGAGAGCCTCTCGGCCGGCGCCGACGACTTCGCCGACCGGGCCAGCCGTACCCAGGAGCGCATCGACCTCAAGGCCCAGCAGGTGGCCGAGAAGAAGAAGGCGGCGGAGGAGGCGGCCCGCAAGGAGCGGCTGCGCCCGAAGTTCGCGCTTCCGGTCGCACAGCGGGGCCTGAGCGCCTACTTCGGCCAGGCCGGCGTCAACTGGATGTCCGTCCACACCGGCATCGACTTCCCGGTGTCGTACGGCACCACGGTGATGGCCGCGACCGACGGCACCGTGCGGACGCAGTGGAACAGCGCCTACGGCAACATGATGGTCGTGACGGCGAAGGACGGCACGGAGACGTGGTACTGCCACCTCTCCAGCTACCGCGTCTCCACCGGTACGACGGTCAAGGCCGGCGACCCGATCGCGTACTCCGGCAACTCCGGCAACTCGACCGGACCCCACCTGCACTTCGAGGTGCACCCGGCGGGCGGCTCGGCCATAGACCCGCTGCCGTGGCTGCGCAGCCACGGGCTGGACCCGACGTAGCCCTCGAGCCCAGCCTCCCGCCTCCCTCTCCGGAGCTACGGCTTCCCGGCTCCGGTCGGAGCTACAGCTTCTCCACCGGCGCGTACCGCAGCAGCAGCCGCTTCGGCTTCGCTTCCCCGAAGTCGATGGTCGCCTCGGCGTTCGCGCCGGTGCCCTTGACCCCGACCACCGTGCCGAGTCCGAACTGGTCGTGGGTGACACGGTCGCCGACGGCCAGCGCCACCACCGGCTTCTCCGAGGTCCTGCGCGTCGCGAACCCGGACGCGCCCGACGCCGAGGAACGGGAGCGCGACGACGACAGCGAGGCCGCGACAGCCGAGACCGGCCCCGCGGGGGCGGCGGTCGGACCCGTGCGCTTCCAGTCCACGTGCTGCGCCGGGATCTCCTCCAGGAAGCGGGAGGGCGGGTTGTACGACGGCTGCCCCCACGCGCTGCGCAGCGAGGACCGGGTCAGATACAGCCGCTCACGCGCGCGTGTGATGCCGACGTAGGCGAGCCGCCGCTCCTCCTCCAGCTCCTTGGTCTGGCCGAGGGCGCGCATGTGCGGGAAGACGCCGTCCTCCATGCCGGTGAGGAAGACGACCGGGAACTCCAGACCCTTGGCGGTGTGCAGGGTCATCAGGGTGATGACGCCGGAGCCGTCCTCGTCCTCGTCGGGGATCTGGTCGGAGTCGGCGACCAGCGCGACCCGCTCCAGGAAGTCGGAGAGCGAACCGGTCTCCTCCCCCTCGCCGGACTCCTGCTCGAACTCCAGGGCCACGGCGGCGAGTTCCTGGAGGTTCTCGATGCGGGTCTCGTCCTGCGGGTCGGTGGAGGCCTGCAACTCGGCGAGGTAGCCGGTGCGTTCGAGGACGGCTTCCAGGACGGTCGCCGGACCCGCGCCGGACTCGACGATCGTACGGA
Above is a window of Streptomyces griseorubiginosus DNA encoding:
- a CDS encoding M23 family metallopeptidase produces the protein MTTPAPASDADSSPHASYGTQEAQYGDFTTYGGYDATGFDSAGAHATGAFETGTFETDPLFGNMPGDGTGTYDASTWNTGGHQTLNYDMYAAQHHAAYDTGAYDATQWGGDHQHLAAIPPQSGSPDHSGQWDASTWQQHDHSAAPADPTQQWEWGTQTFDTGAYDATQWNSDGTTADPQATTAFEQTGYDEGHAYDDSHTYAEGHAYDEANPYGDGYAEHTSHDGESSDTALTGTGEMPAVHDDTDSRLLDDQEEAAPAAAAPAPGSRVAARNANRSRRRTPAKRSALLTIAVPSACVMGVAGIAAASVGTLTGGDQNTAKTLADPTAVKPAAANNKLDTQLESLSAGADDFADRASRTQERIDLKAQQVAEKKKAAEEAARKERLRPKFALPVAQRGLSAYFGQAGVNWMSVHTGIDFPVSYGTTVMAATDGTVRTQWNSAYGNMMVVTAKDGTETWYCHLSSYRVSTGTTVKAGDPIAYSGNSGNSTGPHLHFEVHPAGGSAIDPLPWLRSHGLDPT